The Marinilongibacter aquaticus genome has a window encoding:
- a CDS encoding M16 family metallopeptidase: MLNRTKAPLFSPVEFISLPEIEKLELPNGLEIYIANFADQDIIKVELVLEGGSGRSDLPGLPVLFSKMLIGGTAKRTATQIVEDFDQYGGFIEVGQKVESMNITLYGLRRFLSQYLETLFEVLDEASFPEDELVSQKDNAQNALDLNMEKSSFLASRAYKALIFGETHPYGRAFESEDIDVVQREDLFAFYARFVKEKAFKIFVSGKVGHEEVEVLTKFFGQRPFEQVEAEVLTFDALPPQRKLIERADSMQSTLRMGKLTVGRRHPDFFKMMVCNTVFGGFFGSRLMKNIREKKGFTYGISSSVSPIQDIGFYAIGSDVIKAHTLDTLKEIEMEAKKLQEEKVSDDELDLVKNYLSGSFAGSITTAFEIMDRHRNLVLYKLPQDFYNTFVDHIRAVSKEDVQEMAQKYLDIQSMSEVIVGERI; encoded by the coding sequence ATGCTGAATCGAACCAAAGCTCCACTGTTTAGTCCTGTAGAATTTATATCTCTTCCCGAAATAGAAAAGTTGGAGCTTCCCAATGGTTTGGAAATCTACATCGCAAATTTTGCCGACCAGGATATTATAAAAGTAGAATTGGTGTTGGAAGGGGGCTCGGGCAGAAGCGATTTGCCCGGTTTGCCTGTACTTTTTTCAAAAATGTTGATCGGTGGAACCGCAAAACGGACAGCCACGCAGATTGTGGAAGATTTCGATCAATACGGGGGATTTATAGAAGTGGGGCAAAAAGTGGAGTCGATGAACATTACGCTTTACGGTTTGCGACGCTTTCTCTCTCAATATTTGGAAACGCTTTTTGAAGTGTTGGACGAAGCCAGTTTTCCGGAAGACGAGCTTGTGAGCCAAAAGGATAATGCTCAAAATGCTTTGGATTTAAATATGGAGAAATCTTCGTTTTTGGCTTCTCGAGCCTACAAAGCATTGATTTTCGGTGAAACGCATCCTTATGGAAGAGCCTTTGAAAGCGAAGATATTGATGTTGTTCAACGCGAAGATTTGTTTGCTTTTTACGCACGTTTTGTCAAAGAAAAGGCCTTTAAGATTTTTGTTTCCGGCAAAGTGGGGCACGAAGAAGTGGAGGTGCTGACGAAGTTTTTTGGCCAAAGGCCTTTTGAACAGGTAGAAGCCGAAGTGTTGACGTTTGATGCACTTCCCCCGCAAAGGAAGTTGATTGAAAGAGCCGACAGCATGCAGTCTACCTTACGCATGGGTAAGCTTACGGTGGGGCGTCGTCATCCAGATTTTTTCAAAATGATGGTCTGCAATACGGTTTTCGGAGGCTTTTTCGGTAGCCGTTTGATGAAAAATATCCGTGAAAAGAAGGGATTTACATACGGTATTTCTTCATCGGTTAGCCCAATTCAAGATATTGGCTTCTACGCCATTGGCTCGGATGTGATCAAAGCCCATACCTTGGATACCTTGAAAGAGATAGAAATGGAAGCCAAGAAGCTGCAAGAGGAAAAGGTCAGTGACGATGAGCTGGATTTGGTGAAAAACTATTTGAGTGGAAGTTTTGCGGGTTCGATCACCACAGCTTTTGAAATCATGGATCGCCACAGAAATTTGGTGCTATACAAATTACCCCAAGATTTTTACAATACGTTTGTCGATCATATAAGGGCTGTAAGCAAAGAGGATGTGCAAGAAATGGCCCAAAAATACTTGGATATCCAAAGCATGTCGGAAGTGATAGTGGGCGAACGCATTTGA